One part of the Dyadobacter sp. 676 genome encodes these proteins:
- a CDS encoding aminopeptidase P N-terminal domain-containing protein, which yields MFSQSTYSNRRQTLKSKIGSGLILFLGNEESGMNYRDNVYPFRQDSTFLYYFGIDHASLTAVIDIDNDREIIFGDELTIDDIVWTGPKEAINEKAARVGVREVKPAQAIAGFLKDALSRRQTIHFLPPYRGEHYLKLQEWLQINPAEATQKASVNFIKAVVSMRSYKAEEEVAEIEKAVNTSIDMHLAFMRETRAGMTEKEIAGKLQSIAIGQGGDISYPIILTVNGEILHTHARDLAIRDGQMALCDAGAETAMHYAGDLTRTIPVGRSFSTIQGGNV from the coding sequence ATGTTTTCCCAATCAACATACTCGAACCGCAGACAAACGTTAAAATCCAAAATAGGCAGCGGCCTCATCCTCTTTCTGGGAAACGAGGAAAGCGGTATGAATTACCGTGACAACGTATATCCATTCCGTCAGGACAGCACATTCCTTTATTATTTCGGCATAGACCATGCTTCGCTGACGGCCGTGATCGACATCGATAACGACCGCGAGATCATTTTCGGGGATGAGCTCACCATCGACGACATCGTGTGGACGGGCCCGAAAGAAGCCATCAACGAAAAGGCCGCGCGGGTTGGCGTCAGGGAGGTCAAACCGGCCCAGGCGATCGCGGGATTCCTGAAAGACGCACTGTCGCGCCGGCAAACAATCCATTTCCTCCCTCCTTACCGCGGCGAGCATTACCTCAAATTGCAGGAATGGCTGCAAATCAACCCGGCGGAAGCAACACAAAAAGCATCGGTAAACTTCATTAAGGCGGTGGTTTCGATGCGTTCGTACAAGGCCGAAGAAGAGGTTGCCGAAATCGAGAAGGCTGTCAATACATCGATCGACATGCACCTGGCATTCATGCGGGAAACGCGGGCGGGTATGACCGAGAAGGAGATTGCCGGCAAATTGCAAAGCATCGCCATCGGCCAGGGCGGCGACATTTCCTACCCGATCATTCTGACCGTCAACGGGGAAATCCTGCATACCCACGCGCGTGACCTCGCGATCCGCGACGGTCAAATGGCACTCTGCGATGCCGGCGCGGAAACCGCCATGCATTACGCCGGCGACCTGACCCGCACCATCCCCGTCGGCAGGTCGTTCTCGACGATCCAGGGGGGAAATGTATGA
- a CDS encoding M24 family metallopeptidase produces MYEIVLNAQESAIAACKPGVLFKDVHKLAATKLVEGMKQMGVVKGDVAEAVEHDVHTLFFQCGLGHMMGLDVHDMENLGEQYVGYTEDLKKGTAFGWKSLRLGRALEPGFVITVEPGLYLIPTLIDRWKAENKLAQFIDYDKLEMFRHFTGIRIEDNLLITENGNRVLGKGLAKGVKEVEALRGVNV; encoded by the coding sequence ATGTATGAAATCGTCCTTAATGCGCAGGAATCGGCCATTGCTGCGTGCAAACCAGGTGTTTTGTTTAAGGATGTACACAAACTGGCGGCGACGAAGCTCGTCGAAGGCATGAAGCAAATGGGCGTTGTGAAAGGAGACGTCGCCGAAGCGGTAGAGCACGACGTCCACACGCTGTTTTTCCAATGCGGCCTGGGGCATATGATGGGCCTCGATGTTCATGACATGGAAAACCTGGGTGAGCAATACGTCGGCTACACGGAAGATCTTAAAAAAGGCACCGCATTCGGGTGGAAATCGCTCCGCCTCGGCCGCGCGCTCGAACCGGGCTTCGTTATTACCGTCGAACCCGGCCTCTACCTCATCCCGACGCTTATCGACCGTTGGAAAGCCGAAAACAAACTGGCGCAGTTCATCGACTACGACAAGCTGGAAATGTTCCGCCATTTCACCGGGATTCGTATCGAAGATAACCTTTTGATAACCGAGAACGGCAACCGGGTACTCGGAAAGGGGCTGGCGAAAGGTGTGAAGGAAGTGGAGGCGTTGAGGGGGGTGAATGTTTAA
- a CDS encoding helix-turn-helix domain-containing protein, with product MQDFIHDKRVYYSPVEFAMAYIGGTWKMPVIRALANGPLRYGDLKNAIPHITDKMLQTQLRDLEKKRMVTRTIFREKPPRVEYALTERARRSLPTIEALEAFGKSLMAEEADRITMTHN from the coding sequence ATGCAAGACTTCATCCACGATAAAAGGGTTTATTACAGCCCGGTCGAATTCGCGATGGCGTACATAGGCGGTACCTGGAAAATGCCGGTCATCCGGGCGCTCGCGAACGGCCCGTTGCGCTATGGCGACCTCAAAAATGCGATTCCGCATATCACCGATAAGATGCTCCAGACACAGCTCCGCGACCTGGAAAAGAAACGGATGGTGACCCGCACCATTTTCCGTGAAAAGCCACCCAGGGTCGAATATGCGCTGACGGAAAGAGCCCGGCGGTCGCTCCCGACGATTGAGGCGCTGGAAGCCTTTGGAAAAAGTTTAATGGCCGAAGAGGCTGACCGGATTACCATGACGCACAACTGA
- a CDS encoding AraC family transcriptional regulator, producing the protein MEIYPCHYEPTISNEQFIPDHIFIYLETGFMNVFYGNKVYEMRAGDYCFVKRNHLARYRKGELSGRPFKSVAVFLTQEFLRLFREEYTIEAVECPGGTDAILHLDRHPMLESFVHSMRPYMQLEGRERNDFMNLKTRELTLVLLKTNPALGPVLFDFSDPGKIDLEDFMNRNFRFNVSLQRFSYLSGRSLTVFKEDFKKVFHTSPGKWLIEKRLTEARFQIETLGRRPSEVYLEVGFEDLSHFSFAFKKKFGASPNRLLKAGV; encoded by the coding sequence ATGGAAATTTATCCTTGCCATTACGAACCTACAATCTCAAACGAGCAATTCATTCCCGATCACATTTTCATATACCTCGAAACCGGCTTCATGAATGTCTTCTACGGGAACAAGGTGTATGAGATGCGGGCGGGCGACTACTGCTTTGTAAAGCGCAACCATCTGGCCCGGTACCGCAAAGGCGAGCTTTCCGGGCGGCCGTTCAAATCTGTTGCGGTATTCCTCACGCAGGAGTTTCTGCGGCTTTTCAGGGAGGAATACACCATCGAAGCGGTCGAATGCCCGGGCGGGACCGACGCCATTCTTCACTTGGACCGTCATCCGATGCTCGAAAGCTTTGTGCATTCCATGCGGCCTTACATGCAGTTGGAAGGACGGGAGAGAAATGATTTCATGAATCTCAAAACCAGAGAACTGACGCTTGTACTTCTTAAAACCAACCCTGCCCTGGGGCCTGTTCTCTTCGATTTCAGCGATCCGGGCAAAATCGACCTCGAAGATTTCATGAACCGTAATTTCCGGTTCAATGTCAGTCTGCAACGGTTCAGCTACCTGTCCGGGCGCAGTCTGACGGTTTTCAAGGAAGATTTCAAGAAAGTGTTCCATACCTCGCCGGGTAAATGGTTAATAGAAAAACGGTTGACAGAAGCCCGGTTTCAGATCGAAACATTAGGCCGCAGGCCCTCGGAAGTATACCTGGAAGTCGGGTTTGAGGATTTGTCCCACTTCTCCTTTGCCTTCAAAAAAAAGTTCGGCGCCTCGCCAAACCGGCTTTTGAAGGCTGGGGTATGA
- a CDS encoding SusC/RagA family TonB-linked outer membrane protein produces the protein MKKPLSRLIRELHRLCLVVAAVACFLTENALALAADRQISGKVVSAEDKNPLPGVTIIVKGKNTVGTATDTEGKFKLEVPEGSTLILSYIGYVTQEVAVGNQSEFNVELAPDQKQLQEVVVIGYGTQKKGDITSSVASVKREDFVQGTVRDAAQLVQGKVAGLRITTPSGSPTSNTQINLRGINSIEGTANPLILIDGIPGGLNTVAPEDIESVDVLKDGSAAAIYGTRATGGVILITTRKNRGTSRSTIEYSNYVNIQTIARRPELLTGDDYRQKIREGIDYTDYGGNTDWLSEIMQKPVSHNHNLTFFGGNSTTNLTGSINYRNWEGIFLRSGQNRFTGRADLNHSMFNNKLKTNLQIINRITRSNGAVSPANDDAAYGYAYRQAIIRNPTDRVRTEDGKWQERDGYFYENPVSLLHESNFQSSFKEMRMAGSLDYAPIDDLNFKLLVSNVQNSNLEGGSTTFNHTSTRLGNQNATAFRNTYANNENLLEFTGNYSKAIGKHRFSVLGGYSWQDATYEAFAANNWDFPTDAYDWNNLGAGGALQKGQAGMSSTKNKWQLAGFFGRVTYSLNEKYLFMASVRREGSSRFGVNHRWGTFPAASIGWRISKERFMGGLGAASDIKLRAGIGVTGTIANNPYMSQISYNFDREQGAFINGKWVPGFVPARNFNPDLRWEKKEEYNAGVDFGFLKNRISGSIDFYSRKVKDLLYNFPVPVPPYLTGSMFINAGVMQNKGVEVLLNIVPVQAGDFQWNTGLTYSTNRNKLVSLSNEQFQAANDFFDAGYTGEPIQMSTHRVKVGEPIGRFFVWKSVGVDDKGAWLIENKDGEVIPIADATPEDRQYYGNGIPKHIVGWNNNIRYKQFDLAVNMRGSFGFNILNFQNMFYGNPRNKAYNMLKTAYDPIDGKVLNTDLVYVSHYIEKGDYWKIDNVTLGYTLPANTIKGIKNARIFVSGLNLATITGYTGIDPEGVSYTGFAPGSDYRDKYPTTRTFTAGLSVTF, from the coding sequence ATGAAAAAACCATTATCCCGCCTGATCCGGGAGCTGCACCGCCTTTGCCTCGTCGTGGCGGCGGTAGCCTGTTTCCTAACCGAGAATGCCCTGGCGCTCGCCGCCGACCGACAGATTTCCGGCAAAGTGGTGTCCGCCGAAGACAAAAACCCGCTGCCCGGAGTGACCATCATCGTGAAGGGAAAGAACACCGTGGGCACCGCCACCGACACGGAGGGAAAATTCAAGCTCGAAGTGCCCGAGGGCTCCACGCTCATCCTGAGCTACATAGGCTATGTAACCCAGGAAGTGGCCGTGGGGAACCAGAGCGAGTTCAATGTGGAGCTGGCGCCCGACCAGAAGCAATTGCAGGAAGTGGTGGTGATAGGATACGGTACCCAGAAAAAGGGGGATATTACCAGCTCGGTGGCGAGTGTCAAGCGTGAGGACTTCGTGCAGGGAACCGTGCGCGACGCGGCCCAGCTCGTACAGGGCAAAGTAGCGGGATTACGCATTACCACCCCCAGCGGCTCCCCCACCTCCAACACGCAGATCAACCTGCGGGGTATCAACTCCATTGAGGGTACGGCCAATCCGTTGATCCTGATCGATGGTATCCCCGGCGGCCTGAACACCGTTGCCCCGGAAGACATCGAGTCCGTAGATGTTTTGAAAGACGGCTCCGCAGCGGCAATTTATGGTACACGCGCCACCGGCGGTGTGATCCTGATTACCACGCGCAAAAACCGCGGCACATCGCGCTCCACGATCGAATATTCCAACTACGTCAACATCCAGACCATCGCCCGCCGCCCCGAACTGCTGACCGGCGATGATTACCGTCAGAAAATCAGGGAAGGCATCGACTACACCGATTACGGCGGCAATACCGACTGGCTTTCGGAGATCATGCAAAAGCCTGTCAGCCACAACCATAACCTTACCTTTTTCGGCGGGAACAGCACGACCAATCTTACCGGCTCGATCAACTACCGGAATTGGGAAGGAATATTTTTGAGGTCGGGACAAAACCGTTTCACCGGCCGCGCCGACCTTAATCATTCCATGTTCAACAACAAACTGAAAACCAATCTGCAAATTATCAACCGCATCACCCGGTCGAACGGCGCCGTAAGTCCGGCAAACGACGACGCGGCATATGGATACGCCTACCGCCAGGCCATTATCCGCAACCCTACCGACCGCGTCCGTACTGAGGACGGCAAATGGCAGGAGCGCGACGGCTATTTTTACGAAAACCCGGTTTCCCTTTTGCACGAATCCAATTTCCAGAGCTCTTTCAAGGAAATGCGGATGGCCGGTAGCCTCGACTACGCCCCCATCGACGACCTGAATTTCAAGCTGCTTGTTTCAAATGTTCAGAACAGCAACCTGGAAGGCGGTTCCACTACATTTAACCACACCAGCACCCGCCTCGGCAACCAGAATGCCACCGCTTTCCGCAATACTTACGCCAACAACGAAAACCTGCTGGAATTCACGGGAAATTATTCCAAAGCAATCGGCAAGCATCGCTTTTCGGTATTGGGTGGTTATAGCTGGCAGGATGCTACCTACGAAGCATTTGCCGCGAACAACTGGGATTTCCCGACCGACGCTTACGATTGGAACAACCTGGGCGCGGGTGGGGCTTTGCAAAAAGGCCAGGCCGGCATGAGCAGCACGAAAAACAAATGGCAACTGGCCGGCTTCTTTGGTCGGGTTACATACAGCCTGAACGAAAAATACCTTTTCATGGCCAGCGTGCGCCGTGAAGGCTCTTCCCGGTTCGGCGTAAACCACCGGTGGGGCACATTCCCGGCGGCGTCGATAGGCTGGCGCATCAGCAAGGAGCGCTTTATGGGCGGCCTGGGCGCAGCTTCGGACATCAAGCTCCGCGCGGGTATAGGCGTTACGGGTACGATCGCGAACAACCCGTACATGTCGCAAATCAGCTACAATTTCGACCGCGAACAAGGCGCATTCATCAACGGCAAATGGGTACCGGGGTTCGTGCCGGCGCGTAACTTCAACCCCGACCTGCGCTGGGAGAAAAAAGAGGAATACAACGCAGGGGTGGATTTCGGCTTCCTGAAAAACCGCATCAGCGGATCGATCGACTTTTACAGCCGCAAGGTGAAGGATCTACTCTACAACTTCCCCGTGCCGGTGCCGCCCTACCTGACGGGCAGCATGTTCATCAACGCGGGGGTAATGCAGAACAAAGGCGTCGAAGTGCTGTTGAATATCGTCCCGGTCCAGGCCGGCGACTTCCAGTGGAACACAGGACTTACCTACTCCACCAACCGCAACAAGCTCGTCAGCCTTTCCAACGAGCAATTTCAGGCGGCCAACGACTTTTTCGACGCGGGCTACACGGGCGAGCCTATCCAGATGAGCACCCACCGCGTGAAAGTCGGCGAACCCATCGGCCGGTTCTTCGTATGGAAAAGCGTAGGCGTCGACGACAAAGGCGCGTGGCTCATCGAAAACAAGGACGGAGAGGTGATCCCTATCGCCGACGCGACGCCGGAAGACCGCCAGTATTATGGCAATGGTATTCCCAAACACATCGTGGGCTGGAACAACAATATCCGTTACAAGCAGTTCGATCTGGCTGTGAATATGCGGGGCTCATTCGGCTTCAATATCCTGAATTTCCAGAACATGTTCTACGGCAATCCACGCAACAAGGCCTATAACATGCTGAAAACCGCGTATGACCCGATCGACGGCAAGGTCCTCAATACCGACCTCGTGTATGTGTCGCATTATATCGAAAAAGGCGATTACTGGAAAATCGACAATGTGACGCTGGGATACACCCTCCCAGCCAACACAATCAAGGGCATTAAAAATGCGCGCATTTTCGTGTCGGGCCTTAACCTGGCGACTATCACCGGCTACACCGGCATCGATCCCGAGGGCGTTAGCTACACCGGCTTCGCGCCCGGCAGCGACTACCGCGACAAGTACCCGACCACCCGGACATTCACCGCCGGCCTGAGCGTAACATTCTGA
- a CDS encoding plastocyanin/azurin family copper-binding protein, which translates to MPPGLFHQRFTPDDIRLGRDLREGNQVGEYPDNARLRGWLDIKSTLQLNQVVHDKEEREISHTSPEAPVEILKGKGTPVTVRLKVIEHEMKFDRKTFTVKPGQKVTIQFTNPDFMQHNLLIIKPGTLEKVGNAADLLAREANALALNYVPRMPEILYATELVSPEGNATLVFIAPEKPGDYPFLCTVPGHWRIMNGIMKVQ; encoded by the coding sequence ATGCCCCCCGGCCTTTTTCATCAGCGATTCACACCCGACGACATCCGCCTCGGCCGCGACTTGCGCGAGGGAAACCAGGTAGGCGAATACCCGGATAATGCGCGTTTACGCGGTTGGCTCGACATTAAGAGCACATTACAGCTGAACCAGGTTGTTCATGACAAGGAAGAAAGGGAAATTTCGCACACCAGTCCCGAAGCACCGGTTGAAATACTGAAAGGAAAAGGAACGCCGGTAACGGTCAGGCTGAAAGTGATCGAGCATGAAATGAAGTTCGACCGGAAGACATTCACCGTAAAGCCCGGCCAGAAAGTGACGATCCAGTTCACAAACCCCGATTTCATGCAGCACAATTTGCTCATTATCAAGCCCGGAACATTGGAAAAAGTAGGCAATGCGGCCGATTTGCTGGCGCGGGAAGCGAATGCGCTCGCGCTCAACTATGTACCCAGAATGCCCGAGATATTGTACGCGACCGAGCTAGTAAGTCCGGAAGGCAATGCGACGCTGGTATTCATCGCGCCCGAAAAGCCCGGCGACTACCCGTTCCTGTGCACGGTACCCGGCCATTGGCGGATCATGAACGGTATTATGAAAGTACAATAA
- a CDS encoding DUF885 family protein: MGFGNDWKKAQEKVKNSYVPAGTQPELILKLYNDAKEFILKNDLIDYPEIADETWGMQMMTPERQLINPFFLGGRDIIISYPTNTMAHEDKLMSMRGNNPYFSRSTVHHELVPGHHLQYYMSSRYKSYRSDFRTPFWTEGWALYWELLLYDKGFAKTPEERIGMLFWRMHRCARIIFSLNYHLGKWTPRECIDFLVDRVGHERANAEGEVRRSFEGNYSPLYQVAYLIGGLQLFSLKKELVDSGKMTFRQFHDAVMKENNMPIEMVRATLTNQSLKPDFKTQWKFYQFK; this comes from the coding sequence ATGGGTTTTGGCAATGATTGGAAAAAAGCGCAGGAAAAAGTAAAAAACAGCTATGTGCCCGCCGGTACCCAACCCGAACTGATCCTTAAACTCTATAACGATGCAAAGGAGTTTATCCTCAAAAATGACCTCATCGACTATCCGGAAATTGCCGACGAAACCTGGGGAATGCAAATGATGACCCCCGAAAGGCAGCTGATTAACCCGTTCTTCCTCGGCGGCCGCGACATTATCATTTCGTACCCGACCAACACCATGGCGCACGAGGACAAGCTCATGAGCATGCGCGGGAACAACCCGTATTTCTCCCGCTCGACAGTGCACCACGAGCTCGTTCCGGGCCATCACTTGCAATATTATATGAGCAGCCGCTACAAATCCTACCGGAGCGATTTCCGAACGCCGTTCTGGACAGAGGGATGGGCCCTATATTGGGAGCTGTTGCTATACGATAAAGGTTTTGCCAAAACACCCGAAGAACGCATCGGAATGCTTTTCTGGCGCATGCATCGCTGCGCGCGCATTATTTTCTCGCTTAATTACCATTTAGGCAAATGGACGCCCCGGGAATGCATCGATTTCCTGGTTGACCGCGTCGGGCATGAGCGCGCCAACGCGGAAGGTGAGGTGAGGCGGTCGTTTGAAGGGAATTACAGCCCCTTGTACCAGGTAGCCTACCTTATCGGCGGCTTGCAGTTGTTCAGTTTGAAAAAGGAGCTGGTCGACAGCGGCAAAATGACTTTCAGGCAATTCCATGATGCCGTTATGAAGGAGAACAATATGCCGATCGAAATGGTACGCGCTACATTGACCAACCAGTCGTTGAAGCCGGATTTCAAAACCCAGTGGAAATTCTATCAGTTCAAATAG
- a CDS encoding SDR family oxidoreductase, with the protein MSKTILITGASSGIGKAAALHFARNGWNVVATMRSPQTAPEGFDNIFVTRLDVQLPGTIDEAIAAGIARFGRIDAVVNNAGYGQYGIFEAVTPEQVQAQFDVNVFGVMNTIRAILPHFREQKSGLIINISSGAGRFTLPLISLYNASKFALEGFSESLSFELAALNITVKIVEPGGTSTNFIKTSEEKYSAKPLPEYDRFLNAAFRMFDNLKGMQLATAEEVAETIYEAATDGTNTLRYLIGNEDFQRRVQNRLTLPDQAYIESVREAYMPFMTEA; encoded by the coding sequence ATGAGCAAAACAATTTTAATTACAGGCGCTTCGTCCGGAATCGGCAAAGCCGCCGCATTGCATTTCGCAAGGAACGGCTGGAACGTCGTCGCTACCATGCGCAGTCCGCAAACCGCGCCGGAAGGCTTCGACAATATATTCGTTACCAGACTGGACGTACAATTGCCCGGGACCATCGATGAAGCCATTGCTGCCGGAATCGCCCGATTTGGCCGCATCGATGCAGTCGTTAACAATGCCGGATATGGTCAGTACGGAATTTTCGAAGCCGTTACGCCCGAACAGGTGCAGGCACAATTCGATGTCAATGTGTTCGGGGTTATGAACACGATCAGAGCTATTCTGCCACATTTTCGTGAGCAAAAAAGTGGGTTGATCATCAATATCAGCTCCGGCGCCGGGCGGTTCACCCTTCCTCTTATTTCCCTTTATAATGCGTCAAAATTCGCTTTGGAAGGTTTTTCGGAATCGCTTTCGTTTGAACTGGCCGCATTGAATATTACCGTAAAGATCGTCGAGCCCGGCGGCACGTCCACCAATTTCATCAAAACCAGCGAAGAGAAATATTCCGCCAAACCGCTTCCCGAGTACGACAGATTCTTGAACGCGGCGTTCAGAATGTTCGATAACCTTAAAGGGATGCAGCTGGCAACAGCCGAAGAAGTCGCCGAAACGATTTACGAAGCCGCCACGGATGGCACCAATACGCTTCGCTACCTGATTGGCAACGAGGATTTCCAACGACGTGTCCAGAACCGCCTCACCCTGCCCGACCAGGCCTATATCGAGTCGGTAAGAGAGGCATACATGCCGTTTATGACGGAGGCCTGA
- a CDS encoding AraC family transcriptional regulator, whose product MKEFNIDQTLNLVSCEARELEQSSRYGGLFGIAFVTEGEGVLSCDDDSWHYEEQAIFLLSPGHSFQFKSFYRTNLLTIFFDPFRIAGAADPFNGFTGIFRAVRDLFSAPGFPRHKEFKSETDRLAVTQLLRLVEAELGHLQDGSRELLVSSVALLVNLVKRNFSEVQRIDPAAYYSEETDRVLNDVRKMLRKNEHMTIQEIASALNTSQYNLNKMVIKGTGETLKTIISRYRSELSKARQLDLQI is encoded by the coding sequence ATGAAAGAATTTAATATCGATCAAACCCTGAACCTGGTTAGCTGCGAAGCCCGCGAGCTTGAACAGTCATCCCGTTACGGCGGATTGTTTGGTATTGCCTTTGTCACAGAGGGGGAGGGTGTTTTATCCTGCGACGACGATTCGTGGCACTACGAAGAGCAGGCGATCTTTCTCCTTTCCCCCGGCCATTCCTTTCAGTTCAAGTCCTTTTACAGGACCAATTTGCTTACCATTTTCTTCGATCCGTTCCGCATCGCCGGGGCGGCGGATCCTTTCAACGGCTTCACAGGCATATTCCGCGCCGTGCGCGATTTATTTTCCGCACCGGGTTTCCCGCGGCATAAAGAGTTCAAAAGCGAAACCGACCGGCTGGCCGTTACCCAACTGTTGCGCCTGGTGGAAGCCGAACTGGGACATTTGCAGGACGGCAGCCGCGAACTGCTGGTCAGCTCGGTGGCATTGCTCGTGAATCTGGTGAAGCGGAATTTTTCCGAGGTGCAGCGTATCGATCCGGCGGCGTATTACAGCGAGGAAACCGACCGTGTTTTGAACGACGTCCGGAAAATGTTGCGGAAAAACGAGCATATGACCATCCAGGAAATTGCATCGGCGCTGAACACATCCCAATACAACCTGAATAAAATGGTCATTAAAGGTACCGGGGAGACCTTGAAGACGATTATTTCGAGATACCGCTCCGAGCTCTCGAAAGCTAGGCAGCTGGATTTGCAAATCTGA
- a CDS encoding RagB/SusD family nutrient uptake outer membrane protein — translation MKNKNIRYAVLAALLAGVPLYSCTDLDEEVYSEVLGSSYQPTEKDLPAIVAPVYSSLRSLMLGWQGYFDLQEEAADAIITPVRPNGWDDGGTYRRMHQHTWTALQWQPENAWQQAFASITTANRVLSQIEDGDLPITNGKETTIAELRAVRAFAYYLLLDNHGNVPIVTNFKDVTLPKQSTRKEVYDFVVKELTESLPNLSENAQTTYGQMNKWGAKTLLAKIYLNAQVYTGTAEWAKAIREADDVIKSGKYVLDANYSDVFTWTNFNSKEIIFAIPYDEIYGTGNQIHMKTLDPLSRSVYPLNAGPWGGNCAVPQFIDTYDADDSRLADTWIMGPQKSAATGAVVITYNKAVPGMEKTSSSDGFRIGKYKIKPNATGSLDNDFPFLRYADVLMIKAEALLRTGKAAEAAELVTQVRQRAFKGSPAKATVTAADLVKGSRYNYGYQAVDGTISERQGGDDIQFGRFLDELGWEFAAEAHRRQDLIRFGVYETKKWFNHRPQSAQRALFPIPQNELDKNPNLKQNPGY, via the coding sequence ATGAAAAACAAGAATATAAGATACGCGGTCCTCGCCGCATTGCTTGCCGGGGTACCCCTCTACTCCTGCACCGACCTCGACGAAGAAGTGTATTCCGAAGTGCTTGGCAGCAGCTATCAACCTACCGAAAAAGACCTGCCGGCCATCGTGGCGCCGGTTTATTCATCGCTGCGCTCGCTGATGCTGGGCTGGCAGGGATATTTCGATTTGCAGGAAGAAGCGGCGGATGCCATTATTACGCCCGTCCGCCCGAATGGCTGGGACGATGGCGGTACTTATCGCCGGATGCACCAGCATACCTGGACGGCGCTGCAATGGCAGCCAGAGAATGCCTGGCAGCAAGCATTTGCGAGCATTACCACTGCGAACCGCGTGCTTTCGCAGATCGAGGACGGCGACCTGCCCATTACCAATGGCAAAGAAACCACTATCGCCGAGCTCCGGGCCGTTCGCGCGTTCGCGTATTACCTTTTACTGGACAACCACGGCAATGTGCCCATTGTAACCAATTTCAAGGATGTCACACTTCCGAAACAAAGCACCCGTAAGGAGGTTTATGATTTCGTGGTGAAGGAATTGACGGAATCGCTTCCGAACCTGAGCGAGAATGCGCAAACTACCTACGGCCAGATGAACAAATGGGGTGCGAAGACCCTTCTTGCCAAAATTTACCTCAACGCGCAGGTCTATACCGGCACCGCCGAATGGGCAAAGGCGATCCGGGAGGCCGACGATGTGATCAAAAGCGGCAAATACGTGCTGGACGCCAACTATTCGGATGTTTTCACCTGGACGAACTTTAACTCGAAGGAAATCATCTTTGCCATTCCCTACGACGAGATCTACGGGACCGGCAATCAAATCCACATGAAAACGCTCGACCCGCTAAGCCGCTCGGTGTACCCGCTCAATGCCGGTCCGTGGGGCGGCAACTGCGCCGTGCCGCAATTCATCGACACCTATGACGCCGACGACAGCCGCCTGGCCGACACCTGGATTATGGGACCTCAGAAAAGCGCCGCCACCGGCGCCGTGGTGATTACTTACAACAAGGCCGTGCCCGGCATGGAAAAAACATCGTCCTCGGATGGTTTCCGCATTGGCAAATACAAAATCAAACCCAACGCGACGGGCAGTCTGGACAACGACTTTCCATTCCTGCGCTATGCCGATGTACTGATGATCAAAGCCGAAGCATTGTTGCGCACGGGCAAAGCAGCCGAAGCGGCCGAACTCGTGACACAGGTAAGGCAGCGCGCATTCAAGGGCTCGCCTGCCAAAGCGACGGTAACGGCGGCCGATCTGGTGAAGGGAAGCCGCTACAATTACGGATACCAGGCAGTCGACGGGACTATAAGCGAGCGCCAGGGTGGTGACGACATCCAGTTCGGCCGGTTCCTCGACGAGCTGGGCTGGGAATTCGCCGCAGAGGCGCACCGCCGCCAGGACCTGATACGGTTTGGCGTATATGAAACCAAAAAGTGGTTTAACCACCGCCCCCAATCGGCCCAGCGCGCGCTCTTCCCCATCCCGCAAAACGAACTCGACAAAAACCCCAATCTGAAACAGAACCCGGGTTATTGA